Proteins co-encoded in one Campylobacter jejuni genomic window:
- the ilvD gene encoding dihydroxy-acid dehydratase: MRSDAIKKGHLKAPNRSLLRACGLKDEDFDKPFIGVANSYIDIIPGHYFLNDYAKIIKDEIRKNGCVPFEFNTIGVDDGIAMGHEGMLYSLPSREIIANSIETVMNAHQLDALICIPNCDKITPGMLMGALRVNVPTIFVSGGPMASGVTKKGEKISLSSVFEAVGAYEAKKISEEEFKDIECSACPSGGSCSGMFTANSMNTLCEAMGIALEGNGTILALSKEREELLRKAARRICEIALDERFKIRNIITQKAVRNAMVVDMAMGGSSNTVLHMLAISREAGVALDIKDLNFISSKVAHIAKIAPSLNSVYMDDIHKAGGVSAVMTEISSRQGHILELDALTITGESLEERLKNAKIKDENIIRKVDNAYSKVGGLAILFGNLAEQGCVIKTAGIIGERKFKGKAVCFNSQDEAIKGIIKGKVKKGNVCVIRYEGPKGGPGMQEMLSPTSLLMGMGLGADVALITDGRFSGATRGLSVGHISPEAAEGGLIGLLKDGDEIEIDVDAYTIHANLSEEEITQRKKEFVLPQKEVPSRWLRMYQKLVSNASKGAVLDME; the protein is encoded by the coding sequence ATGAGAAGCGATGCGATAAAAAAAGGACATTTAAAAGCACCTAATCGTTCTTTACTTCGTGCTTGTGGTTTGAAAGATGAAGATTTTGACAAACCTTTTATAGGTGTAGCAAATAGCTATATAGATATAATCCCAGGACATTATTTTTTAAATGATTATGCTAAAATCATTAAAGATGAGATACGCAAAAATGGTTGTGTGCCTTTTGAGTTTAATACCATAGGTGTAGATGATGGTATAGCTATGGGACATGAAGGTATGCTTTATTCTTTACCAAGTCGTGAAATCATCGCAAATTCCATTGAAACAGTGATGAATGCTCATCAACTTGATGCTTTAATCTGCATCCCAAACTGCGATAAAATCACTCCTGGTATGTTAATGGGAGCTTTAAGAGTAAATGTTCCAACCATTTTTGTAAGTGGTGGGCCTATGGCTTCAGGGGTAACTAAAAAAGGAGAAAAGATTAGTCTTAGCTCTGTTTTTGAAGCTGTAGGGGCTTATGAAGCCAAAAAAATTAGCGAAGAAGAATTTAAAGATATAGAATGTTCAGCCTGTCCAAGTGGTGGATCTTGCTCGGGAATGTTTACAGCAAATTCTATGAATACCTTATGCGAAGCTATGGGTATAGCACTAGAAGGTAATGGAACCATCTTAGCTTTAAGCAAAGAAAGAGAAGAGCTTTTAAGAAAAGCAGCGCGTCGTATTTGTGAAATCGCCTTAGATGAGCGTTTTAAAATTCGCAATATCATCACTCAAAAAGCCGTGCGTAATGCTATGGTAGTAGATATGGCAATGGGTGGAAGTAGCAATACTGTTTTACACATGCTTGCCATTTCGCGTGAAGCAGGGGTGGCACTAGATATTAAAGATTTAAATTTCATCTCAAGTAAAGTTGCACACATAGCAAAAATAGCCCCGTCGCTAAATAGTGTTTATATGGATGATATCCACAAAGCAGGTGGTGTGAGTGCAGTTATGACTGAAATTTCAAGCAGACAAGGACATATTTTAGAACTTGATGCACTGACTATCACAGGAGAAAGTCTCGAAGAACGCTTAAAAAATGCTAAAATCAAAGATGAAAATATCATTCGCAAAGTAGACAATGCTTACTCAAAAGTAGGTGGACTTGCTATTTTGTTTGGAAATTTAGCTGAGCAAGGTTGTGTTATAAAAACCGCAGGAATAATCGGAGAAAGAAAATTTAAAGGCAAAGCTGTTTGTTTTAACTCTCAAGATGAAGCTATAAAAGGCATTATCAAAGGCAAGGTGAAAAAAGGAAATGTTTGTGTGATACGCTATGAAGGTCCAAAAGGTGGCCCTGGTATGCAAGAAATGTTAAGTCCTACTTCACTTTTAATGGGTATGGGTTTGGGTGCTGATGTAGCTTTAATCACCGATGGTCGTTTTAGCGGGGCTACAAGGGGTTTAAGCGTAGGTCATATTTCCCCTGAAGCAGCTGAAGGTGGTCTTATAGGACTTTTAAAAGATGGAGATGAAATAGAAATTGATGTAGATGCTTATACCATCCATGCAAATTTAAGCGAAGAAGAAATCACTCAACGCAAAAAAGAATTTGTATTGCCTCAAAAAGAAGTGCCTTCAAGATGGCTTAGAATGTATCAAAAACTTGTTAGCAATGCTAGTAAAGGTGCGGTTTTGGATATGGAATGA